The DNA window ATCGCGGCCTCGGCCTCGATGCCGCCGACGCCCCAGCCCAGCACGCCCAGGCCGTTGACCATGGTGGTGTGCGAGTCGGTGCCGACGACGGTGTCCGGGTACGCCTGGCCGTTGCGCTCCATGATCGTACGGGCCAGGTACTCGATGTTGACCTGGTGCACGATGCCGGTGCCCGGCGGGACGACCTTGAACTCGTTGAACGCACTCTGCCCCCAGCGCAGGAACTGGTAGCGCTCCTTGTTGCGCTCGTACTCCAGCTCGACGTTGCGCTCGAACGCGTCCTCGCGGCCGAACAGGTCGGCGATGACGGAGTGGTCGATGACCAGCTCGGCCGGGGCGAGCGGGTTCACCTTGGTGGCGTCGCCGCCGAGGTCGCGGACGGCCTCGCGCATGGTGGCCAGGTCGACCACGCAGGGCACGCCGGTGAAGTCCTGCATCAGCACCCTTGCCGGGGTGAACTGGATCTCCACGCTCGGGTCGGCACCGGGGTCCCAGCCGCCGAGCTGCGAGATGTGGTCGGCGGTGATGTTCGCGCCGTCCTCGGTCCGCAGCAGGTTCTCCAGCAGGATCTTCAGGCTGTAGGGCAGTCTGTCGTGCCCCGGAACCTGGCCGATCCTGAAAATCTCGTAGCTCGCGTCTCCGACGCGTAGCTGGGTCTTCGCACCGAAGGTGTCGAGGCTCGCCACGTCGTACTCCTTCACACCAGCGACCGTGAGTAGTCCTGAGCAGTTTGTCGCACCGACCGGGGCGCCGCCGTGCTTAGGCGACACTTACCTGCGTCGGTCTCTACAAAACCGTACGTCCGTCTTGCTATTCGCGCAACCTCGTGCCACGCTGCGGGACGAGGAGGTGCCACCATGATCCACCACGTCCTGTTGGCCTGCCCGCGCGGCTCCGAGGACCTCTCCCGCTCCTTCTACGTCGGGCTGCTCGGCCTCACCGAGAAGCCCAAACCCCCGGCCCTCGCCGCCCGCGGTGGTTGCTGGTTCACCGGGTACGACGCCGAGCTGCACCTGGGCGTCGAGGACGACTTCGTGCCGGCCCGCAAGGCCCACCCGGCGCTGGTCCGCACCGACCTGGACGACCTCGCCGCCCGCCTCGACGCCGCCGGCCACGCCGTGACCTGGGGCGACGACGAGATTCCCGGGATGCGGCGCTTCCACACGCACGATCCGCACGGCAACCGGTTGGAGTTCCTGGCACCCGCGCGGTGACTGTCACGCGGGTAGTGTCGGGGCGTGGTCGACGTGCAGCACTGGCTCTCCGCGCTACCCCCGGGCGTGCTCTACCTGATCGTCGCCGGGGTGATCGGCGTCGAGAGCATGGGCGTCCCGCTGCCCGGCGAGATCGTGCTGGTCAGCTCCGCGCTGCTCGCCGCCACCGGGGTGGTCCAGCCCGAGTGGGTGGCCGCCGCCGCCGCGACCGGCGCGATCGTCGGCGACTCCATCGGGTACGCGGTGGGCCGCCGCGGTGGCCGGCCGCTGCTGGAACGACTCGGCCGGCGCTTCCCCAGGCACCTCGGCCCGGCCCACCTGGCCCGCGCCGAGCAGAGCTTCGCCCGCCACGGCGTGTGGGCGGTCTTCTTCGGGCGGTTCGTCGCGCTGCTGCGTATCCTCGCCGGCCCGCTGGCCGGGGCGCTGCACGTGCCGTACCGCCGGTTCCTGGTGGCGAACGCGGCCGGCGGCCTGGTCTGGGCCTTCGGCACCACCTACCTGCTGTTCTACCTCGGGCGGGCCGCCGAGCACTGGCTCAAGGACATCTCCTGGGCCGGGCTGGTGCTCGCCGTGCTGGCCGGCCTGGTCAGCACCTGGTGGCTGCGCCGCCGCGCGAAGCGGCTGGGCCCGGTCGAGACGCCGCCCGAGCAGGTCGAGCCGGTCGG is part of the Micromonospora sp. WMMD980 genome and encodes:
- a CDS encoding VOC family protein codes for the protein MIHHVLLACPRGSEDLSRSFYVGLLGLTEKPKPPALAARGGCWFTGYDAELHLGVEDDFVPARKAHPALVRTDLDDLAARLDAAGHAVTWGDDEIPGMRRFHTHDPHGNRLEFLAPAR
- a CDS encoding DedA family protein, with translation MVDVQHWLSALPPGVLYLIVAGVIGVESMGVPLPGEIVLVSSALLAATGVVQPEWVAAAAATGAIVGDSIGYAVGRRGGRPLLERLGRRFPRHLGPAHLARAEQSFARHGVWAVFFGRFVALLRILAGPLAGALHVPYRRFLVANAAGGLVWAFGTTYLLFYLGRAAEHWLKDISWAGLVLAVLAGLVSTWWLRRRAKRLGPVETPPEQVEPVGATER